One part of the Bacteroidia bacterium genome encodes these proteins:
- a CDS encoding amino acid permease, which yields MNMEKGKIGFWETTSLVLGNMIGSGIFLLPASLAFYGGISLWGWILSSLGALLLAKVFSKLSRVYPKTGGPYVYAREGMGDFAGFLVAWGYWISVCVTNAAIAVAMLSYLTVFLPVLGESPFLSIALGLTVIWGLSFLNMQGVKAAGKLQLVTTILKVAPLMLIAIVGLFYMDWSHFTPFNLSGKSALQAITETATLTLFAFLGIECASIPADNIKDPKKTIPAATQWGTYIAIAVYILSSMVLMGVLSPTELQNSEAPFADAAALMWGDSARFIVAIAAIISTFGALNGWILIQGQIPLAAARDKMFHQAFAKTNSKGSPVIGITVSSIFISVIMMLNFSKGFVKAFEFMILLGTLTVLIPYLFSSATHILISYEKSRPWSWLLGLLAFIFSLWAVIGSGEEVVFWGFVLLMAGIPIYIFIKLKQKEEAKD from the coding sequence ATGAACATGGAGAAAGGAAAAATAGGATTTTGGGAAACTACATCCCTGGTATTAGGAAACATGATTGGATCGGGGATTTTCCTCCTGCCGGCGTCTCTGGCCTTTTATGGAGGGATAAGTCTTTGGGGCTGGATCCTTTCTTCTTTAGGTGCCTTATTGCTGGCGAAAGTATTTTCCAAATTATCCAGAGTTTATCCCAAAACCGGAGGGCCCTATGTATATGCACGTGAAGGCATGGGTGATTTTGCCGGCTTTCTGGTTGCCTGGGGCTATTGGATTTCGGTTTGCGTAACCAATGCAGCCATAGCGGTAGCCATGCTCAGTTATCTGACCGTTTTTCTTCCTGTATTGGGGGAATCACCTTTCTTGTCAATCGCATTAGGTTTGACAGTAATATGGGGACTGAGTTTTCTGAATATGCAGGGGGTGAAAGCAGCGGGCAAGCTTCAATTGGTTACTACCATTCTGAAAGTAGCTCCCTTGATGCTTATAGCGATTGTCGGACTTTTCTATATGGATTGGAGTCATTTCACTCCCTTTAATCTAAGCGGTAAATCAGCCCTTCAAGCAATCACTGAAACAGCTACCTTGACGCTCTTTGCATTTCTGGGAATCGAATGTGCCAGTATTCCAGCTGACAACATCAAAGATCCGAAAAAAACCATTCCTGCTGCGACACAATGGGGAACCTATATCGCCATTGCGGTTTATATCTTGAGCTCTATGGTGCTAATGGGAGTTCTTTCTCCCACTGAATTACAAAATTCTGAAGCACCTTTTGCAGATGCAGCTGCTTTGATGTGGGGAGATTCTGCTCGCTTTATTGTGGCCATTGCTGCTATCATTTCGACTTTTGGGGCCTTAAATGGATGGATTCTTATACAAGGCCAAATTCCGCTGGCCGCAGCCCGAGATAAGATGTTTCACCAGGCTTTCGCCAAAACCAATAGCAAAGGAAGTCCTGTCATCGGTATCACGGTATCGAGTATCTTTATTTCTGTGATTATGATGCTCAATTTTTCGAAAGGCTTTGTCAAAGCCTTTGAGTTCATGATTCTGCTTGGCACCCTTACGGTATTGATTCCTTATCTCTTTTCTTCCGCAACCCATATTCTCATCTCTTATGAAAAATCCCGTCCCTGGTCCTGGTTATTAGGGCTATTGGCTTTTATATTTTCTTTATGGGCCGTGATCGGATCGGGAGAGGAAGTTGTATTTTGGGGCTTTGTCCTCTTGATGGCGGGAATTCCGATTTATATCTTTATCAAGTTGAAGCAAAAAGAAGAAGCCAAAGATTAA
- a CDS encoding arginine deiminase family protein, with amino-acid sequence MSIHSEFAKLEQVFIKSVSDAFENQAQLDQQWEDLNYLSRPDFVKAKEEYHAFEALLKKGGTEIKYFSSNDSVSIDSIYCRDASIVTDHGVILCHMGKGQRLPEPAACEKDYTAQGIPILGRIEAPGCIEGGDVAWLDTKTLALAHGYRSNDAGFDQLKALLNPFGIEVMQVDLPHYKGAGDVFHLMSIFSPVDADKAVVYSPLMPVRFREELLRRKYQLIEVPEEEFESMGCNVLAIAPSLCLMVKGNPITKSRLEAAGCEVWEYEGQEISVKGGGGPTCLTRPSKRS; translated from the coding sequence ATGTCTATCCATTCAGAATTTGCCAAACTGGAGCAAGTCTTTATCAAATCCGTTTCTGATGCTTTCGAAAATCAAGCCCAGCTTGATCAGCAATGGGAAGATCTCAATTATCTTTCCCGACCCGATTTTGTGAAAGCCAAAGAAGAATATCATGCCTTTGAAGCCTTATTGAAAAAAGGCGGGACAGAAATCAAATATTTCAGTTCCAATGATAGCGTTTCTATTGATTCTATTTATTGTCGGGATGCTTCGATCGTAACAGATCATGGGGTTATCCTTTGTCATATGGGAAAAGGTCAGCGACTTCCAGAACCGGCAGCTTGTGAAAAAGACTATACAGCTCAGGGAATTCCGATTCTGGGACGGATTGAAGCGCCCGGATGCATAGAAGGAGGAGATGTGGCCTGGCTGGATACAAAGACCCTCGCGCTTGCACATGGCTATCGCAGCAATGATGCCGGTTTCGACCAATTGAAAGCCCTCCTGAATCCTTTTGGGATTGAAGTTATGCAAGTAGATCTCCCCCATTATAAAGGAGCTGGAGATGTTTTTCATTTGATGTCAATATTTAGCCCGGTAGATGCCGATAAAGCGGTCGTATATTCTCCTTTGATGCCTGTTAGATTCAGGGAGGAATTGCTTAGACGAAAGTATCAATTGATTGAAGTGCCTGAAGAAGAATTTGAATCGATGGGCTGCAATGTCCTGGCTATCGCTCCGAGTCTTTGTCTGATGGTGAAAGGTAATCCCATTACTAAATCCCGCCTTGAGGCAGCTGGCTGTGAGGTTTGGGAATACGAAGGGCAGGAGATCAGTGTGAAAGGTGGGGGAGGCCCTACTTGTTTAACCAGGCCTTCTAAAAGATCATAA
- a CDS encoding type II toxin-antitoxin system VapC family toxin produces MKQALLDTDTISYYFRNQTAVIEKVDKYLQEYGFINLSVVTYYEIMNGLLFKDAKRQLIVFETFAELNSILPLHKSTAKLAAEIFSDLRKKGITIGHNDIMIAACALENNLTLVSNNTNHFQHIENLEIDNWSLYA; encoded by the coding sequence ATGAAACAAGCCTTACTAGACACAGATACTATTTCCTATTATTTCCGGAATCAAACTGCTGTAATAGAAAAAGTAGATAAATATCTACAAGAGTATGGTTTCATAAATCTCAGTGTAGTCACTTATTATGAAATCATGAATGGTTTACTTTTCAAAGATGCAAAAAGACAATTGATAGTCTTTGAAACATTCGCAGAATTAAATTCCATTTTACCCTTACATAAGTCAACAGCAAAGTTAGCTGCTGAGATTTTTTCGGACCTAAGAAAAAAAGGGATTACCATTGGACATAATGACATTATGATTGCAGCTTGCGCTTTAGAGAATAATTTGACGCTTGTAAGCAATAACACAAATCACTTCCAACATATAGAAAATCTAGAGATAGACAATTGGAGTCTATACGCTTAA
- a CDS encoding HAD-IIA family hydrolase: MQIQSFHSICSQYKVIFFDSYGVLKNYQGLIEGVPEMLDALNNIGIDYYVLTNDASRGPELMKQNFKKIGLRNLAMEKVVTSGMMAKEYLRYKVPEGKVAYLGPHRSAFYIESLGLESVHIEDLPKHDPEDIKAFLFLDDEGFEYNSAINLCLNLLRKHNIPAIVANTDKVYPASRDEVALAIGGIAKLVENIVQKKFIYFGKPDSQMFMYAYQKLEGISKNEILMVGDTLQTDILGGNKFGIDTALVLSGNTSARKVKSRIRSTGIIPTYVCESVGK; the protein is encoded by the coding sequence ATGCAGATCCAATCCTTTCACAGCATTTGCTCCCAATACAAAGTCATCTTTTTCGACTCCTATGGCGTTCTCAAAAACTATCAGGGCCTGATAGAAGGAGTCCCTGAGATGCTGGATGCTTTAAATAATATCGGGATCGACTATTACGTACTTACCAATGATGCTTCTCGGGGGCCAGAATTGATGAAGCAAAATTTCAAAAAGATTGGTTTGCGGAATCTGGCCATGGAAAAGGTTGTTACCTCCGGGATGATGGCCAAAGAATATTTGCGCTATAAGGTTCCTGAAGGAAAAGTTGCCTATCTCGGTCCCCATCGCTCTGCCTTTTATATCGAGTCTCTGGGACTGGAATCTGTTCATATCGAAGACTTGCCCAAACATGATCCGGAAGATATCAAAGCTTTCCTCTTTCTTGATGATGAGGGCTTTGAATACAATTCGGCCATCAATCTCTGCCTAAATCTCCTGCGTAAACATAACATACCTGCTATAGTCGCCAACACAGATAAAGTCTATCCGGCGAGTCGTGATGAAGTCGCCCTGGCTATCGGAGGTATAGCCAAACTGGTAGAAAATATTGTCCAGAAGAAATTCATCTACTTCGGCAAACCCGATTCGCAGATGTTTATGTATGCCTATCAAAAACTGGAAGGCATCAGCAAAAACGAAATTCTGATGGTTGGGGATACGCTTCAGACGGATATCCTGGGAGGTAATAAATTTGGGATTGATACGGCTCTGGTCTTGAGTGGAAATACTTCTGCCAGAAAGGTGAAGTCCCGAATTCGCAGTACGGGGATTATTCCCACTTATGTGTGCGAGAGTGTGGGGAAGTAG
- a CDS encoding alpha/beta hydrolase-fold protein: MKKLFISIIILLVLLPLQAQEKDYRYEGKKTVPFGIVEEINSEELGEKRILNIYMPQGYHPDSGKTYPVIYLLDGSAHEDYPHVAGLMQFAHMYGLLPTSILVGIANVDRYRDFTFPSQDTVDLKHLPQSGGSSRFMAFLEKELQPFIQKNYPVTEGKTIIGQSMGGLLATEILLKKADLFDTYLIVSPSLWWDKQSLMPTLGQYFKSYKGSPRRVYISVGKEHPVMIEVAEKLAAAIRDSGNEKFELIYKHLPREDHGTILHNAIYEAFRELYKKEEKEK; the protein is encoded by the coding sequence ATGAAAAAACTTTTCATCTCCATTATAATTCTCCTGGTTCTACTTCCCCTTCAAGCACAAGAAAAAGACTATCGATACGAAGGAAAGAAAACCGTCCCATTCGGAATTGTAGAAGAAATCAATTCCGAGGAACTGGGAGAAAAACGAATTCTCAATATTTATATGCCTCAGGGCTATCATCCGGATTCAGGAAAGACGTATCCTGTCATTTATCTCCTCGATGGTTCGGCTCATGAAGACTATCCCCATGTCGCAGGTCTGATGCAGTTTGCCCATATGTACGGCTTGCTGCCTACTTCCATTTTGGTGGGGATCGCCAATGTAGATCGCTATCGGGATTTTACCTTTCCCAGTCAGGATACAGTTGACTTGAAACATCTTCCGCAAAGTGGGGGCTCTTCAAGATTCATGGCTTTCCTCGAAAAAGAACTGCAGCCCTTTATCCAAAAAAACTATCCGGTAACAGAAGGAAAAACCATCATCGGGCAATCGATGGGCGGGCTATTGGCGACTGAGATTCTCCTAAAGAAAGCCGATCTCTTTGATACCTATCTCATTGTTAGTCCTTCGCTTTGGTGGGATAAACAGAGTCTAATGCCCACTTTAGGTCAATACTTCAAATCTTATAAAGGCTCTCCCAGGCGTGTTTATATTTCTGTCGGAAAGGAACATCCGGTTATGATAGAGGTAGCTGAAAAGCTGGCCGCTGCCATTAGGGATTCAGGCAATGAGAAATTTGAATTGATCTACAAACATCTGCCCCGAGAGGATCATGGCACCATCTTGCACAATGCGATTTATGAGGCGTTTCGGGAGTTGTATAAAAAAGAGGAGAAAGAAAAGTAA